TCACAGCAGTAGAGGAGCAAGATAACGAGAATACCGTCTTTCAAGCAGTAGCCTCAACCAAGGATTCGCTGCGCAACCTCGGCGCCAATAAGGTACTCATCTATCCCTATGCTCACTTAAGCAGTAACCTCGCCCCGCCAACTACTGCGCTTAAACTTATCAAGACGATGGTGGAGGAGTTCAGAAGACTGGGCTTAGAGGTCAGCCAAGCTCCTTTCGGCTGGAACAAAGCTTTCACTATTAAGGTAAAGGGGCACCCGCTCGCAGAGCAGTCTAGATCGATCCAAGCAGCCGTTTCTGCTGGCGAGGCGGTTTCACAAGCCTTAAAGGCGGAGGAGAAGCTGGTTTCAAGATGGTATATAATAGACTTGGATGGTACTCTGGTGCCTGCTGAGAGCTTCGACTTCACCAAATATAGGCGTCTTAAGGAGTTGACGGATTACGAGGTAGCGAAGAGTAGGGTTGTTCAGCAGGAGCCACCACATGTTGAGTTGATGGTCAGGCTTGGGCTTGTGGGTTACGAACCCGGCTCTGATGCGGGTAACCTTAGGTTTTACCCCAAGGGGAGGTTGGTTAAGGCGCTTCTTGAAAGATACGTTACGCAGATGGTCCGTGAATACGGTGGTGTGGAGGTTGAGACTCCCATTATGTATGATATGAGACACCCAGCTTTATCTGACTACCTTAACAGGTTCCCAGCCCGGCAGTATGTGGTTAGATCTGAGGATAAAGAACTCTTCTTAAGGTTCAGTGCTTGTTTCGGTCAGTTCCTTATGGCTAAGGACACGCAGATTTCATACAAGCATCTACCATTCAGGCTCTATGAGCTAACAAGATACAGCTTTAGGAGAGAGAAGAGCGGTGAACTCGTTGGGTTAAGGAGGCTAAGAGCATTCACCATGCCTGACTGCCACGCCTTTTGCAAAGATCTTGAGCAAGCTAAGAGCGAAGTTCTGAGGAGATTCGAGCTCTCCATGACTGTGCTTTCAGGCATAGGTTTAACAAAAGATGATTACGAGCTTGCGATCAGAGCTACTGAAGACTTCTATAAGGAGAATAAAGAATTCTTCGTGGAGCTGGTTCGCAGGCTTGGTAAACCAGCTCTACTGGAGATGTGGAGTGAGCGCTTCTTCTACTTCGTCTTCAAATGGGAATTTAACTTTATTGATAACTTGAGTAAGGCTTCAGCTCTATCTACCGATCAGATCGATGTGGAGAACGCTAAGCGATATGGGATACAATATATGGATGAAGACGGTGCTATGAAGTATCCGCTTATACTTCATAATTCACCTTCAGGTGCTATAGAGCGGTGTATGTACGCGCTTCTCGAAAAGGCCTACAGAGTTGCCCAAAGCGGTGGCACACCTACTCTCCCAGTCTGGCTTTCTCCTACTCAAGTCAGACTTATACCAACATCATCCAGCTACGTTGAGGGGGCTTGCGCTTTGGCCGCCAAAATGAACGAATCTTGTGTGCGTTGTGATGTGGATGATAGAGAAGAAACGGTGCAGAAGAGGGTTAGGGAGGCTGAAAAAGAGTGGGTGCCCTACATTGTTGTGTATGGTGAAAAAGAGGCTTCCTCAAATACACTTCAAGTTAGGGATCGAATGAACAGAACTATAAGGCAAATGGGTCTGGATGATCTTATCAAAATCGTCCACGAACAGACAGCTAATAAACCCTACTTACCCCTACCTTTACCCACCCTTCTCAGCCAGAGACCACGCTTCACTTAGAGACCAGCGCGATTAGCAGAGCAAGAGCCTTAGCTGCTAGAGCAGCCGAAGCACCAGTATCTAATAGGGGATCTAGCTCCACGATATCAAAGCCAACGAATCTGCAACCTTTTAGGGCACTCAAGACTGTTAAGAGTTCTCTAGAGGTTAAACCTCCTGGCTCTGGGTTCCCTACAGCGGGAGCGTATGCAGGATCTACTACATCGAGGTCTATGCTCACATATACGCTTCTTTGCCCAATAGTCGATCTAACCGCCTTAACATAATCTTGTAGGGAGCGATCATCTTGTGGTGGAGGTAATACCTTTACTCCATTCTTTTCAGCGAACTCCCACTCTTCTTTTGACGCTGCCCGTGCGCCTATCACTATCGCTTCAGTATCTACTTCCTCTAGTAGCCTCCTTAAGTAGGTTGCGTGGCTTAACCTCATGTCTGCAAACTCATCCCTTAAATCCAGGTGGGCGTCAAAGACTACAAGCGTCGAGCATCCTGTAGCCAAGCAAGAGGCGTATGTGAGGGTATGCTCACCCCCAAGTATTGCTGGAAGCTTGTTTTGCTGCAGCAGCTCCTCTGTAACTTTCTGCACTGCCACAACCATACTCTGCACACTCCCTGTCTGCTTAAGATTTCCTAGATCTTCTACGCAGACCTTCTCCAGATCTACATCAAGGTCTTTAAAGTAGACTTCTATGTTGAGGAAGGCTTCCCTTATAGCGTTTGGTGCGAACCTTGAGCCAGCCCGATAAGTAGAGGTCGCATCGAAAGGCACCCCAAAAACACTTACCTTCGGCACCTCATCTTTAAGGAAGTTACTAATATTTGGTGTAGGGGTTAGCCAAAGATCTCTATAGCTCACTTCTTATCGAGCCTCTCGAGAAGGGCTGCGACAATTATGGGTAGCGCTATCGTAACTTCACATACAACAACGACTTTATTCGCATCCGGCTTAACCTTGCCCCAAGATACAGCTTCGTGAGGAGGCGCGCCAGACAAGCCTCCGGTCTCAGGTCTATCGAGAGTTATCTGGATAACGTAGTCCAGCCTCTTTTTGCTAAAGAAGAATGATTGAAAGACATAGTTCTTTGGCACGCCTCCTCCGAGAACAACAGCTCCAACTCTTTCGTTTCTTTCACGTATGTCCCACATCTCCTGCAAATCTTCAAAGGCATCGACCCGCAAGTTACCATTATGTAGCCTATTATAGATGGCCATCTGTAGACCGAAGACGGAGTCCGCTATCGTAGGGCAGAACAATTTCACACCGTGCTCGTAGCACGCTTTGATTATGCAGTCGCTTGTTGGAAGCCTTTTAGCAATTTCGATAAGAAGCTCGTTTATCGAGATAACCTTCCCCTTTAGGCTTCGGTCGATATCGGCATAGATCTCCAAAATCGGGTTATCAAATTTTTCAGTAAAGTCTTTCTCCGTAACCAAGATGTCGTATATCCTATCTATCTTAGCATCGTAGAGCTGGGAGTCGTCAAGATAAGGCGAGCCTTGGTAGAAGCTGCCACCGAGTGCTTCCATAGTGTCATGAACTAGGTTAGCTCCGGTGCTAACAATTGCGTTCACGAGCTTCTTCTTTATGAGCGTTAGTATGATCTTTCTCATTCCTGCTGGTGTAAGTGCGCCAGCGAGGCTCAAGAAGATGTATGCACCATCATTAACCATCCTTTCATAGATGTCGACAGCCTTAGCCAAGTTTCCTCCCATGAACACGCCAGCACCTTTCATCTGATGTACGAGTTCGTTTACGGTCATTTTCGGCCATACTTCTACAGGCTTAACCCGGTCGGTAAGTAGATAATCCATATCACCTTATCCCCGCTCTACTCTATTTAAGCCTACTAGAAAAGAGCTCTGACGATTTTTATGTTTAATCGGAGTAGCTTTTGGATGAAGCTTTAATAGCGGCTTAACCGTTAACTTATACTTTGCAAAAAAGAAATATGTAACCGTAAACGATAAGTTGGGCGACTATGTGGGGCAAGATAGAAAAGAAGTTATCGAGCTACCCAGAGAGGCTTAGGGTGGCAAGAGTTCTTATAGAGAATGGCTTCAGCGTGAAAAACGGAAAGATATTTTGCAACAACATAGCGATATCGAAGGCTGAAGTAGCGAGGGTTGCTGGCGTAGACCGCAGGACTGTAACCCAGACTATCCAAACCATCGAACAAGACGAAACACTACGACCACTATTCCAACATCTACGCAACGCTGGCCACTCGCTAAAAGATTTAGTAAAGTTTCTCGGTTTCGGGGCATTAGAAATCGTGCCTAAAGATGCGCGAACCCCAGGTATCTTAGCCGAAGCAGCATCACAGCTCGCAAAAAGAGGTATTAGCATAAGGCAAGCTATAGTCGACGACCCAGAACTTTCACCAGAACCCAGACTCACTCTTATAGCTGAGAGTAAGATACCCGGCGAACTCGTACAAGATGTGCTTAAGATTAGAGGTGTTGATAAAGTTCTAATCTATTAGCTGCAACCTTCATACGCTGTAAGATCCAGTAGCCCGTGGCCGCTGAAGCAGAAGACTATAGTTTTACTTCTTTGCCTTCGCCTGCAGGCTTTTGCTTCTTCGATCACGTGTTTTATCGCGTGTGCTGTTTCGGGAGCTGGGATGATACCCTCAGTCTTCGCAAAGATTCTCCCAGCCTCCAATACCTCCTCTTGGCTGTACGCTACTGGTTTGACAATACCCTCCTTTATTAAAATTGAAAGCGTTGGTGCTGCAGCGTGATATCTTAAGCCAGCAGCATGTATCGCAGGTGGGATGTGGCTTCTGCCAACACTAAACATTTTAAACATCGGTAGGAGACCAGCCGAATCACCGTGCTCATAAGCGTATTTCCCTTTGGTCATTTTAGGTGAGGCTTCTGATTCAACGGCGATGAAATCTGTTTGTTCATACGCTTTGCCTGCAAGTTTTTCCCCTATCATCGGGTAGCTAAAGCCTGCAAAGTTACTCCCACCGCCGACGCACCCGATGACGAGGTCTGGCTCCTCACCAATTTCTTTAAGCTGCATCGCTGTTTCTAGCCCGATTATTGTTTGGTGTAGGAGAACAAAGTTCAGCACGCTCCCTACAGCGTACTTAGTGTCGCTATCTTTCAGCACAGTCTCAACTGCCTCTGACATCGCTATTCCCAGTGAGCCGGGGTGCAGCGGATTTGTCTCAAGAAGCTTTCGTCCCACCTCGGTCTTATCGCTAGGGCTTAATTCAACCTCAGCCCCGTAAAGGCCCATCAAGATCTTCCTATATGGCTTTTGGATGTGACTACCCCTCGTCATAAACACTAAGCATCTTAGGTTAAAGAGTGCACAAGCAAGGGCTAATGCCGAGCCCCATTGGCCAGCACTAGTCTCAGTTACAACCATACGAACACCTTCACGTTTAGCATAGTAGGCTTGGGGTATTGATGTGTTAACTTTGTGGCTGCCTGTTGGGCTCAAATCCTCACGCTTATAGTAGATCTCTGCTGGTGTGTCAAGATATCTTTCAAGATTTCTTGCTCTGACGAGCGGGGTAGGTCTACCTATCCTAGAGTAAACTTCTAAAACCTCTCCTGGTATTTCTACGAACCTCTCTGCGGTAAACTCTTGATCGAGCAAACTACTAGGGAAGAGTTTGGGTAGAATTCCGATTCTTGAGAAGTCCTCCTCTTCAGGGTCCCTGGGAGGGGGTAGGGGTTTTGGAAGGTCTGGCACGATGTTATACCATCTTTGCGGTAACCCTATCAATATGATTCCCCCAATAGGGCATCCTTTAACCCCGTGACGAAGCTTTTAAGCTTCGCAGCCTCAAACCCTCCTTCAAGAATTTTCAGAATAGCACTGCCCACAACCACACCGTCAGCACCTGCATTGATGCAGAGGCTAACTTGTTGTGGGTTATCTATAGCAAAACCG
The sequence above is a segment of the Nitrososphaerota archaeon genome. Coding sequences within it:
- a CDS encoding threonine--tRNA ligase, encoding MKILQLHADYIEYEPIRKEIDTAEEAEQKPYRFDDIVVLFTAVEEQDNENTVFQAVASTKDSLRNLGANKVLIYPYAHLSSNLAPPTTALKLIKTMVEEFRRLGLEVSQAPFGWNKAFTIKVKGHPLAEQSRSIQAAVSAGEAVSQALKAEEKLVSRWYIIDLDGTLVPAESFDFTKYRRLKELTDYEVAKSRVVQQEPPHVELMVRLGLVGYEPGSDAGNLRFYPKGRLVKALLERYVTQMVREYGGVEVETPIMYDMRHPALSDYLNRFPARQYVVRSEDKELFLRFSACFGQFLMAKDTQISYKHLPFRLYELTRYSFRREKSGELVGLRRLRAFTMPDCHAFCKDLEQAKSEVLRRFELSMTVLSGIGLTKDDYELAIRATEDFYKENKEFFVELVRRLGKPALLEMWSERFFYFVFKWEFNFIDNLSKASALSTDQIDVENAKRYGIQYMDEDGAMKYPLILHNSPSGAIERCMYALLEKAYRVAQSGGTPTLPVWLSPTQVRLIPTSSSYVEGACALAAKMNESCVRCDVDDREETVQKRVREAEKEWVPYIVVYGEKEASSNTLQVRDRMNRTIRQMGLDDLIKIVHEQTANKPYLPLPLPTLLSQRPRFT
- the speB gene encoding agmatinase, which gives rise to MSYRDLWLTPTPNISNFLKDEVPKVSVFGVPFDATSTYRAGSRFAPNAIREAFLNIEVYFKDLDVDLEKVCVEDLGNLKQTGSVQSMVVAVQKVTEELLQQNKLPAILGGEHTLTYASCLATGCSTLVVFDAHLDLRDEFADMRLSHATYLRRLLEEVDTEAIVIGARAASKEEWEFAEKNGVKVLPPPQDDRSLQDYVKAVRSTIGQRSVYVSIDLDVVDPAYAPAVGNPEPGGLTSRELLTVLSALKGCRFVGFDIVELDPLLDTGASAALAAKALALLIALVSK
- a CDS encoding deoxyhypusine synthase (transforms a conserved lysine residue of initiation factor 5A into deoxyhypusine), with the translated sequence MDYLLTDRVKPVEVWPKMTVNELVHQMKGAGVFMGGNLAKAVDIYERMVNDGAYIFLSLAGALTPAGMRKIILTLIKKKLVNAIVSTGANLVHDTMEALGGSFYQGSPYLDDSQLYDAKIDRIYDILVTEKDFTEKFDNPILEIYADIDRSLKGKVISINELLIEIAKRLPTSDCIIKACYEHGVKLFCPTIADSVFGLQMAIYNRLHNGNLRVDAFEDLQEMWDIRERNERVGAVVLGGGVPKNYVFQSFFFSKKRLDYVIQITLDRPETGGLSGAPPHEAVSWGKVKPDANKVVVVCEVTIALPIIVAALLERLDKK
- a CDS encoding amino acid-binding protein gives rise to the protein MWGKIEKKLSSYPERLRVARVLIENGFSVKNGKIFCNNIAISKAEVARVAGVDRRTVTQTIQTIEQDETLRPLFQHLRNAGHSLKDLVKFLGFGALEIVPKDARTPGILAEAASQLAKRGISIRQAIVDDPELSPEPRLTLIAESKIPGELVQDVLKIRGVDKVLIY
- a CDS encoding TrpB-like pyridoxal phosphate-dependent enzyme, whose translation is MGGIILIGLPQRWYNIVPDLPKPLPPPRDPEEEDFSRIGILPKLFPSSLLDQEFTAERFVEIPGEVLEVYSRIGRPTPLVRARNLERYLDTPAEIYYKREDLSPTGSHKVNTSIPQAYYAKREGVRMVVTETSAGQWGSALALACALFNLRCLVFMTRGSHIQKPYRKILMGLYGAEVELSPSDKTEVGRKLLETNPLHPGSLGIAMSEAVETVLKDSDTKYAVGSVLNFVLLHQTIIGLETAMQLKEIGEEPDLVIGCVGGGSNFAGFSYPMIGEKLAGKAYEQTDFIAVESEASPKMTKGKYAYEHGDSAGLLPMFKMFSVGRSHIPPAIHAAGLRYHAAAPTLSILIKEGIVKPVAYSQEEVLEAGRIFAKTEGIIPAPETAHAIKHVIEEAKACRRRQRSKTIVFCFSGHGLLDLTAYEGCS